A region of Pseudomonas marginalis DNA encodes the following proteins:
- a CDS encoding Na+/H+ antiporter subunit C, producing the protein MEEVIAIAIGVLAASGVWLILRPRTFQVVMGLCLLSYGVNLFIFSMGSLFIGKEPIIKDGVPQDLLNYTDPLPQALVLTAIVISFAMTALFLVVLLASRGLTGTDHVDGREPKE; encoded by the coding sequence ATGGAAGAAGTCATCGCAATTGCCATTGGGGTCCTGGCGGCCTCCGGCGTCTGGTTGATCCTGCGGCCACGGACGTTCCAGGTGGTGATGGGCCTGTGCCTGTTGTCGTACGGGGTCAACCTGTTCATTTTCAGCATGGGCAGCCTGTTTATCGGCAAGGAGCCGATCATCAAGGACGGCGTGCCCCAGGACCTGCTCAATTACACCGATCCCCTGCCCCAGGCCCTGGTGCTCACGGCCATCGTGATCAGCTTCGCCATGACTGCGTTGTTCCTGGTGGTGCTGCTGGCGTCACGGGGCCTGACCGGCACTGACCATGTGGACGGCCGGGAGCCCAAGGAATGA